A genomic window from Silene latifolia isolate original U9 population chromosome Y, ASM4854445v1, whole genome shotgun sequence includes:
- the LOC141630724 gene encoding uncharacterized protein LOC141630724, giving the protein MIIASWNIRGFNKLVKQVEVSTFLRNHNNDILGLLETRVKKNKAPRILQNKFQRYHNYTNYTTHNSGRIWLLWNPSTTSVKIVEEHSQVIHCHVKHYATGISFSLSVVYGSNSAETRLSLWQSMGAFAQNAGPWVAMGDFNVVRHFHEKISDTPPIFTEVAEFNSCLLECGLDDLQGTGHKFTWYNKQDPSSRVYSKLDRVMVNEDWLHMFVQTAAQFLSPEISDHYPALLTFLGDLTPRKQFSFLKCWIKHPDYLSLVARAWDCHIVGNPMHRLMGKLKHVRLSLKGLHTGFFSNITQRIKTKRQELAQCFQDLQQNPSSPALILTEQTLSKEFSQILAAESTTSSPKIKERQQSQIIGEIHGIDEILYFRLPAVGDAFVQYYEMLLGSSTPVQPLDLAMLQSGPCVVEND; this is encoded by the exons ATGATTATAGCTTCCTGGAATATTAGAGGATTCAATAAGCTTGTAAAGCAAGTAGAGGTTAGCACTTTTCTTAGAAATCATAATAATGATATTTTAGGCCTGCTGGAGACTAGGGTTAAAAAGAATAAAGCCCCTAGGATTTTACAAAATAAATTCCAGAGGTATCATAACTATACAAACTATACTACACACAATAGTGGGAGGATCTGGTTGCTTTGGAATCCTTCCACCACTTCTGTAAAAATTGTAGAGGAGCATAGCCAGGTTATCCATTGCCATGTTAAGCACTATGCTACTGGCATATCTTTCTCCTTATCTGTGGTCTATGGAAGCAATAGTGCTGAAACTAGACTGAGCCTATGGCAGTCTATGGGTGCTTTTGCTCAGAATGCTGGTCCATGGGTTGCCATGGGTGATTTCAATGTGGTTAGGCATTTCCATGAGAAAATTAGTGATACCCCTCCAATCTTTACCGAGGTTGCTGAGTTTAACTCTTGTCTTTTGGAGTGTGGTTTGGATGACCTTCAAGGCACTGGGCACAAATTTACCTGGTATAACAAGCAGGATCCATCTTCTAGGGTTTATTCTAAACTTGACAGAGTCATGGTAAATGAAGATTGGCTACACATGTTTGTCCAAACAGCTGCCCAATTTTTGTCTCCTGAAATTTCGGACCATTATCCTGCTCTCCTGACCTTCCTTGGTGATCTAACACCGAGGAAGCAATTTAGCTTCTTAAAATGCTGGATTAAGCACCCAGACTATCTATCTCTGGTTGCTAGAGCCTGGGATTGTCACATTGTGGGTAACCCAATGCACAGACTGATGGGAAAACTCAAGCATGTTAGATTAAGTCTAAAAGGCTTGCATACTGGTTTTTTCTCTAACATTACTCAAAGGATCAAAACTAAGAGGCAGGAGCTTGCTCAGTGTTTCCAAGACCTGCAACAGAATCCTTCCTCTCCTGCTCTGATTCTAACTGAGCAAACACTATCTAAGGAATTTTCTCAAATTCTGGCAGCTGAATCCA CTACTTCTTCTCCAAAAATTAAAGAAAGACAGCAAAGTCAAATCATTGGAGAAATACATGGCATTGATGAGATTTTGTACTTTAGACTGCCTGCTGTTGGTGATGCTTTTGTTCAATACTATGAAATGTTGCTTGGCTCTTCTACTCCTGTGCAACCTCTTGACCTGGCCATGTTGCAAAGTGGGCCTTGTGTGGTTGAGAATGACTAG
- the LOC141630726 gene encoding uncharacterized protein LOC141630726: MDYLGVDKIDIMALLETRVKEHKASKIIKKNFNNWNVVCNYSHHYNGWIWVLFNPRTVTVIDKTIEDQVIHFKVHHHETCLTLYLSMVYGCNDAMDRHRLWNSLAAASTSDPWFVLGDFNVVMEPSEKLSNTSPVLQDMLDFNDCLATCHLDDLTCTGCDMTWTNKKEPLSRVWSKLDRVLANPCWIISFPYSFAHFQESANAWTSTKKGSLMYCLFEKLKNVKHALTQFHKQHFSSISLKIQSAKNALVECQKHLSSNPFSAALIQKEKQLIASYSKLREIETHQQVIGAINDKYGQLHIGFFPVSNAFREYYQDFLGKSSHVTALDTDVLSAGAQVAPSDSINLLKDITTDEIRDALFGMDSNSSPGVDGFSAGFFKSVWQLIAKDFCKAVHHFFHSGHMSKQANSTVISLIPNKAIANAKSGKLLTLQWEFFANMLTGFGFPKQFTDWVLGCIQNPWYSLKLNGELSGFFQGQSGIRQGDPLSPYMFILSMEVLSRYLRKIFDQTLVSYHPKCSRLNLNHLIFADDLMIFTRGDVPSVAAVKLILNQLAGVSGLHAIIEKTKIYFGGVHPNVKEAILPGTRFSDGQFPFRYLGVPLSPSRLSMTIFDSLIPKIKHVIQHWSTHLLTYAGRVQLLSYVVLGLETFWCSCILLPQEVLKKINKLCKDFFRGIPFEGKRMVFKKWQDICLPWVAGGFNI, encoded by the exons ATGGATTACTTAGGGGtggataaaattgatattatggcTCTTTTGGAAACTAGGGTTAAAGAGCATAAGGCTTCTAAAATCATTAAAAAGAATTTTAATAATTGGAATGTGGTTTGTAACTATTCTCATCATTATAATGGCTGGATTTGGGTTCTCTTTAATCCCAGAACTGTTACTGTGATTGATAAGACCATTGAGGACCAGGTTATTCATTTTAAGGTTCATCATCATGAGACTTGTTTGACTCTCTACTTAAGTATGGTTTATGGTTGTAATGATGCTATGGATAGGCATAGGCTTTGGAATAGCTTAGCTGCTGCCTCTACTTCTGATCCCTGGTTTGTGCTTGGTGATTTTAATGTGGTCATGGAGCCATCTGAAAAATTAAGTAATACTTCTCCAGTTCTTCAGGATATGCTTGATTTCAATGACTGTCTGGCTACTTGTCACCTTGATGATCTAACCTGTACTGGGTGTGATATGACCTGGACTAACAAGAAAGAACCTCTTTCTAGGGTTTGGTCTAAATTGGACAGAGTGCTGGCTAATCCTTGCTGGATTATTTCTTTCCCTTACTCCTTTGCTCATTTCCAGGAGTCTG CTAATGCTTGGACTTCTACTAAGAAGGGTAGCCTCATGTACTGTCTTTTTGAGAAACTCAAGAATGTTAAACACGCCCTTACTCAATTTCATAAACAACACTTCAGCAGTATATCCCTTAAAATTCAATCTGCTAAGAATGCTCTTGTAGAGTGTCAAAAACATCTTAGTTCCAATCCTTTTTCTGCTGCTCTAATCCAGAAAGAGAAACAACTCATTGCTTCTTATAGTAAGCTAAGAGAAATTGA GACCCATCAGCAGGTTATTGGTGCCATTAATGACAAGTATGGCCAACTCCATATCGGGTTTTTTCCTGTTAGTAATGCTTTCCGGGAGTATTATCAGGACTTTCTGGGGAAGAGTTCCCATGTTACTGCTCTGGATACTGATGTTTTGTCTGCTGGTGCTCAGGTTGCTCCTTCTGATAGTATTAACTTGCTCAAGGACATTACTACTGATGAAATCAGAGATGCTCTTTTTGGTATGGATTCTAACAGTAGTCCTGGTGTTGATGGCTTTTCTGCTGGTTTTTTTAAATCAGTTTGGCAGCTTATTGCTAAGGATTTCTGTAAAGCTGTGCACCATTTTTTTCACTCTGGTCACATGTCTAAGCAAGCCAACTCCACTGTCATTTCCTTAATTCCTAATAAGGCCATTGCTAATGCT AAATCAGGAAAGCTTTTGACTCTTCAGTGGGAGTTTTTTGCTAATATGCTCACTGGTTTTGGCTTTCCTAAGCAATTTACTGATTGGGTGCTAGGTTGCATCCAAAATCCTTGGTATTCTTTGAAACTCAATGGTGAATTGTCTGGGTTTTTTCAAGGCCAAAGTGGGATCaggcaaggagatcctctttcCCCTTATATGTTTATCCTCAGTATGGAAGTCCTTTCTCGATATCTTAGGAAAATTTTTGATCAAACTCTTGTCTCCTATCATCCTAAGTGTTCAAGGCTTAATCTTAATCATCTTATATTTGCTGATGACTTGATGATCTTTACTAGGGGGGATGTTCCCTCTGTTGCAGCTGTTAAACTCATTCTTAATCAGCTTGCTGGGGTTTCTGGTTTGCATGCTATTATTGAGAAGACCAAAATTTATTTTGGTGGGGTTCATCCTAATGTGAAGGAGGCAATTTTGCCTGGTACTAGGTTTTCTGATGGCCAGTTTCCCTTCAGATACCTAGGAGTCCCTTTATCTCCTTCTAGGCTTTCTATGACCATATTTGATTCTCTAATTCCGAAGATTAAGCATGTCATTCAGCACTGGTCCACTCACCTCCTTACCTATGCTGGGAGGGTTCAATTGCTTTCATATGTGGTTCTTGGTCTTGAAACCTTTTGGTGCTCTTGTATTCTCTTGCCTCAGGAGGTTCTCAAAAAGATAAACAAACTTTGTAAAGATTTTTTCCGGGGCATTCCTTTTGAAGGAAAGAGAATGGTGTTTAAGAAATGGCAAGATATCTGCTTGCCTTGGGTTGCAGGAGGTTTCAACATTTAG
- the LOC141630727 gene encoding uncharacterized protein LOC141630727: protein MQHQNVWSVKSYDSFSSSLKGILTVRDRLIVLAGNIPNAKVLLNSSYSNGKFSVKAAYGYLRGGVLAGCWTKGLVHPRIVPSHRIVCSLAVLKQLATVDNLQHRGFHVVVRCSLCEAALEDHNHLFFTCPFPSVVWEQILNWMGLL from the coding sequence ATGCAGCATCAGAATGTTTGGTCAGTGAAGTCCTATGATAGCTTCTCTTCTAGTCTTAAGGGTATTCTAACTGTAAGAGATAGGTTGATTGTTCTTGCTGGCAATATCCCTAATGCTAAGGTTCTGCTGAATAGTTCGTATTCTAATGGCAAGTTCAGTGTTAAAGCAGCCTATGGTTATCTAAGAGGTGGTGTTCTGGCTGGCTGTTGGACTAAAGGTTTAGTTCATCCTCGAATTGTCCCTAGTCATAGAATTGTTTGTTCTCTGGCTGTTCTGAAGCAGCTGGCAACTGTGGATAATTTGCAGCACCGAGGGTTTCATGTGGTGGTTAGATGTTCACTGTGCGAGGCAGCTTTAGAGGACCACAATCATTTGTTCTTCACTTGTCCTTTCCCTAGTGTAGTCTGGGAACAGATACTCAATTGGATGGGTCTCCTCTAA